A window of Coraliomargarita sinensis genomic DNA:
TCATGACCGGTTCCGGAAAATACGTGGAAGCCCAAAGCTCGGGCGAGGAAGCCACCTTCACCCGGGAGGAACTGGATACGCTTCTAGAGCTGGGAGCAAAAGGTATCGCCGAAATCAGCCAACTTCAGAAAGCCGCTATCTGCGAAGGATTGAAATAAGAAGTTAGGCCGGTGGCGTATGAGCCCGGCATCGCTTTTTCTCCATCTTCCAGTCATCCATGACGAAGCCGTGACCGATATCGGTGACAACCGGTCCACTCATGGCGAAGTCATTTTGCGCGTAAAACTTAATCGCGCTGTGGTTCTGCTTGTTTACCGTAAGACGGATACGGCACTCGGGATAGCGCTGACACAATTTATCAAGCGCCCATTTGCCGACTCCCCGCCTCTGTGTGCTTGGTAATACATAGAGTTTACTCAGAAAGAGATGCTCCTCGCAAAGATCATAGCCGAGGTAGCCCAAGGGCTCGCCGTCAGACTCACGAATAATCGCATACTTGCGACCTGCGGCAATTTGTTCACGGATCGATTCAGTCGACTGGTATTGGCGCAACATGTAGTCGACCTGAGCTTCCCCGATAATCGGAATGTAATGATGCTTCCAGCAGGTTTCCGCCAAGCGGGCAATACAATCAATCTCTTCGGCGGTCGTGACTGCTGCGAGTTTCATGCGATGGCGTCTTCCGGATAAAGGCGAGTCATCGGGCTTAAGTTTCCTGAATATCTTCCTCAATCCGCTCGCCCAAGTGCCGGCCGGGCTGATCGGACAGGAAACAGACCGAGTCACCAGGTTGAACGGACTTCACATCCACCACCTCCCCGGCCTGGCGCATCAAGCGAACACTGTCGGCTTGCTGCAGCGTTGCGGAAATACGCTTCCCCGCATACCGCGCGATTATACGGAGGAGCGGCCGCTTCTCGATTTTAATGCGGCCGATCGGTACCATGCGTTGCGCGCCGCTTCCAGCATGCACCACCATGACCGACATCTCGGGCGTCAAATCGCTCAGATAACGGGTCTTTTCATTCTCGCCCAGAAGGTAGTGGTGGATCGCGCCACAGTTCACACGGAAGGGACGCGGCGGATAGGTTTCCGAGGATTGGTTCTCGGACAGAACCAGTAAATAGCCGTGCCCCGTGTCCCCGAGCAAAAGTCCCTCCTCGGGTTCCAAACGGTCAGCCAGATCCAGACAGACCCGAGTGCCCTCCCCGATGGTTTCCACCGCTTCGACTTCACAAAATTGCAACCGGCTAGACATAACCACCATCATGAAGGCAACCGTCCATGAACGTCAACGCAGGTCCGTCTGAATTGTCGCAGGTCGATGATGTGGTCATCAGCCTTACGGACCGTTGCTACATTTTCGTTTTCTATCCCTAAAGTTCCCGAACCTGTAGCCGAACGCCTTAGCGTTTGGTCCCGGTGTAGCTGAACGCCTTAGCGTTTGGTCCGGATATCGCGATCATCGGCCTCACGGACCGATGCTACATATAAGCTGTCTTTCTTTCTCTACGCCCTGCCCGATATTTGCCCAACTATCCGCCGGCTCGAACCGGCTGAAAGCCGCGTTTTTCCAATTCGGCAACGGCGCGGTCCCGCACATCGCCCTGCAGCTCAATCGTGCGCCCCTTCAAAGTACCGCCGCAGGCGCAGGACTTCTTTAAATCGAAAGCCAATTTATCCAGCTCACCCAAAGGCAAATGCGTGGCGAAGTCCGACAAGGTCGTCACGGTCTTGCCGCCCCGGCCACTTTTTTCACGTCGCAATTCGACTCGTCCTTTCTTTGGAGCCGCCTTGGGCTTTTTTTTCGAGGTCGCCCCCGACGATCCTTTTTGGGCTTTCGGCAAGCCGGTCGAAGAAAGTGTGTCGAATGGATTCGCGCCGAGTGATTCCCCGCCGCCGGTATCGATGCGCTTGCTCATGCTTCGTGAGGCATATCGGGATTCTCCAGCCACTCAAGCGCTTTCATGTAGCTTCGACGGCTCAGGTAATGGGCGAGATCCCGCGGAAGTGCTTCCTCCTTCGCAATCGCATCCAAACCGGCGAGAGCCTTCCGGATGGAGAGCCCGTCTTGAGGGGGCTCCGCGCCGGTCGCGACTTTCAGAAATTGACGTATTTGGTCCTTATTCATATCTTGATATCAAGCTAAAAATCCGTAAATACAAGCACTATAACGAGTTCCTGAATTAAGCTAAGCTTATAGATCATAAATTTACGCTTAAGAATTTGAGTTTCTAATGTAACAACGTAGACCTCTCCAACGAATTCTGCCACAAAAAATGAAACATTCCCCAGTCGCAAGCCGTTGGAACGCGGATCTCATCGACCAGAACTACGAAACCTGGCTGACCAACCCGTCAGCGCTTGACCGTGAGTGGCAAGCATTCTTCGAGGGTTTTAACCTCGGACTCAGCGAAGCGCCCCCCTCTGCGGGCGATTCGGCAGAAGGTTCTACCGACCCGGAACGCTTTTCCGAGGACAGTTTTGCCATCAAGCAGGCGCGCGCCATCGGCTTGATCTACGCCTACCGTTCCATCGGCCACACCATAGCGCGTTTCAACCCCCTGAACAAGGAAGCGCCGACAAACCCGAGACTGACCCTGCAGCGTCTCGGCTTCGACAAATCCGACTTGGAGCAGGTCTTTCACACAGGCAACTACCTGGGTGGTCTGGAAATGAAGCTGGGCGAATTGCGGGAGCGTCTGGAAAAGACCTACTGCAGCACAGTGGGCGTTGAGTACATCCACATTCAGGAAACACCCAAGCGTCGCTGGATCCAGTCCTGCATTGAACCGGAGTGCTTCAGTCCCAGCTTCGACAAGGCGAAGAAGAAGCAAATCCTGCGCTCCGTGATCGAGGCAGAAGCTTTTGAGAACTTCCTTCAGACACGCTATGTCGGCCAGAAACGTTTCTCTCTC
This region includes:
- a CDS encoding 3-dehydroquinate synthase II → MSSRLQFCEVEAVETIGEGTRVCLDLADRLEPEEGLLLGDTGHGYLLVLSENQSSETYPPRPFRVNCGAIHHYLLGENEKTRYLSDLTPEMSVMVVHAGSGAQRMVPIGRIKIEKRPLLRIIARYAGKRISATLQQADSVRLMRQAGEVVDVKSVQPGDSVCFLSDQPGRHLGERIEEDIQET
- a CDS encoding GNAT family N-acetyltransferase, translating into MKLAAVTTAEEIDCIARLAETCWKHHYIPIIGEAQVDYMLRQYQSTESIREQIAAGRKYAIIRESDGEPLGYLGYDLCEEHLFLSKLYVLPSTQRRGVGKWALDKLCQRYPECRIRLTVNKQNHSAIKFYAQNDFAMSGPVVTDIGHGFVMDDWKMEKKRCRAHTPPA
- a CDS encoding translation initiation factor, whose amino-acid sequence is MSKRIDTGGGESLGANPFDTLSSTGLPKAQKGSSGATSKKKPKAAPKKGRVELRREKSGRGGKTVTTLSDFATHLPLGELDKLAFDLKKSCACGGTLKGRTIELQGDVRDRAVAELEKRGFQPVRAGG